One Mycolicibacterium pulveris genomic region harbors:
- the fdhF gene encoding formate dehydrogenase subunit alpha has protein sequence MPRVTIDGATVSCPPGLSVLEAAASAGIDIPALCHDPRLAPAGACRLCVVTIDDADRPVPACTTPVSEGMAVQTTTTELRELRRTLLAMLVRHYPADAAATNPGLAFHRMLADYGVSATGAADPHRVDSSHPNIRVDLNHCISCWRCVRICDEVQGQFTWRIAGRGADSHVVPDSGTTLADSTCVSCGACVDTCPTDALTDVGVIQAGSATGWTRTTCPYCGVGCEMMVGSRDDRIVEVVPARDAPVNRGHLCVKGRYGFGFNTSQDRITTPMLRSSSGEWVPVGWDEAIDVAVRGFRRVIDRAGPTAVGVLGSARATNEENYLTQKFARVVLGTNNVDCCARVCHAPSAAGLKAVFGTGAATNSFDDIEIARTIVVCGSNTTEAHPIVGARIKQAALRGANLVVIDPRRIELAGYADVHLRPRPGTNVAVLNSIAAALIDEHLVDEAFVAQRVDDLPAFRDFVAAYVPERVSSITGLDPADVRRAARLYGGQGPSMLFHGLGITEHVQGTDAVMCLANLALLTGNVGKPGSGCNPLRGQNNVQGSAHMGCEPHHLTGMIALADGRDRAAAVWGAPVPEIRGLDAMEMLDAAEDGRLDALWVVGWDILLTQPQTPSVERALAALEVLVVQDLFLTETARRFATVLLPAASSFEKDGTFMNSERRIQRIRRAVSPPGIVKTDADILCEAAAAFGWGSHFSYRGAQDIWDEIRRLWPAGAGMAYQRLDRPGGLQWPCLDEDHPGTSLLHRDGFPGIGTRATLRRVDHRPSAEQPSETYPLVLITGRELYAFNAGTMTGRAATAALTDGAVLEISPDDAQRLGVIDGTEVSVQSRYGAVVLPCRISDRMPPGTVFTTFHDPAVPVNAVTGPGRDLATHTPEYKVTAVHIAGAGTASRDVGYASSSKS, from the coding sequence ATGCCGCGCGTGACCATTGACGGTGCGACCGTGTCCTGTCCGCCCGGACTTTCGGTGCTCGAGGCGGCGGCAAGCGCCGGGATCGACATCCCGGCGCTGTGCCACGACCCGCGGCTCGCCCCGGCCGGAGCCTGTCGGTTGTGTGTGGTGACGATCGACGACGCCGACCGTCCGGTGCCCGCCTGCACCACGCCGGTGTCCGAGGGCATGGCAGTCCAGACGACGACGACCGAGCTGCGCGAGTTGCGGAGAACCCTGCTGGCCATGCTTGTTCGCCACTATCCAGCCGACGCGGCCGCCACGAACCCCGGCCTCGCGTTTCACCGGATGCTCGCGGACTACGGGGTGTCGGCGACGGGGGCGGCTGATCCCCATCGGGTGGATTCGTCGCATCCCAACATCCGCGTCGACCTCAACCACTGCATCTCGTGCTGGCGCTGCGTGCGGATCTGCGACGAGGTGCAGGGCCAATTCACCTGGCGCATAGCCGGTCGCGGCGCCGACTCCCACGTCGTCCCGGACTCCGGTACCACGTTGGCGGACAGCACGTGCGTATCGTGCGGCGCGTGCGTCGACACGTGCCCGACCGACGCCCTGACCGACGTGGGCGTGATCCAAGCCGGGTCGGCGACCGGTTGGACCCGCACCACATGCCCGTACTGCGGTGTCGGATGCGAAATGATGGTCGGCAGCCGCGACGACCGGATCGTGGAGGTCGTTCCCGCCCGTGATGCGCCGGTCAACCGCGGTCACCTCTGCGTAAAGGGCAGGTACGGCTTCGGTTTCAACACCTCGCAGGATCGGATCACCACCCCGATGCTGCGCAGCTCGTCGGGGGAATGGGTGCCTGTCGGCTGGGACGAAGCCATCGACGTCGCGGTACGCGGTTTCCGTCGCGTCATCGACCGTGCCGGGCCGACGGCGGTCGGCGTCCTGGGCTCGGCACGAGCCACCAACGAGGAGAACTACCTCACCCAGAAGTTCGCGCGCGTCGTGCTCGGCACCAACAACGTGGATTGCTGCGCCCGGGTCTGCCACGCACCGTCCGCTGCCGGTCTCAAGGCGGTGTTCGGTACCGGCGCGGCGACCAACTCATTCGACGACATCGAGATCGCGCGCACCATCGTGGTGTGCGGGTCCAATACCACGGAAGCTCACCCGATCGTCGGCGCGCGCATCAAGCAGGCCGCGCTGCGTGGCGCCAACCTCGTCGTCATCGATCCGCGCAGGATCGAACTCGCCGGCTACGCCGACGTGCACCTGCGGCCCCGGCCGGGAACGAATGTGGCGGTACTCAATTCCATCGCGGCTGCACTCATCGACGAGCACCTTGTCGACGAGGCGTTCGTGGCCCAGCGCGTCGACGACTTACCAGCGTTCCGTGATTTTGTCGCCGCCTATGTCCCCGAACGGGTTTCGTCGATCACCGGGTTGGACCCCGCCGACGTGCGGCGGGCTGCCAGGCTCTACGGCGGGCAGGGCCCGTCCATGCTCTTCCACGGCCTCGGGATCACCGAGCATGTCCAGGGCACCGACGCCGTGATGTGTCTTGCCAACCTGGCCCTGCTGACCGGAAATGTCGGCAAGCCCGGTTCGGGGTGCAATCCGCTTCGCGGACAGAACAATGTGCAGGGTTCAGCCCACATGGGGTGCGAGCCACACCATCTGACCGGCATGATCGCGCTGGCCGATGGCCGCGATCGCGCCGCGGCGGTATGGGGCGCGCCCGTGCCCGAAATACGCGGGCTCGATGCGATGGAGATGCTCGATGCCGCCGAGGACGGCCGGCTTGACGCGCTGTGGGTTGTGGGCTGGGACATTCTGCTCACGCAGCCGCAGACCCCGTCGGTGGAACGGGCACTCGCCGCGCTCGAGGTGCTCGTGGTCCAGGATCTCTTTCTCACCGAGACGGCGCGGCGCTTCGCGACGGTCCTCCTCCCGGCCGCATCATCGTTCGAGAAGGACGGCACGTTCATGAACTCCGAACGCCGTATTCAGCGGATCCGCCGCGCGGTTTCCCCGCCGGGCATCGTCAAGACCGACGCCGACATCCTCTGCGAGGCCGCCGCCGCCTTCGGATGGGGCAGCCACTTCTCCTACCGGGGCGCACAGGACATCTGGGATGAGATCCGGCGCCTCTGGCCCGCCGGTGCGGGTATGGCCTATCAACGGCTCGACAGGCCCGGCGGTTTGCAGTGGCCCTGCCTGGACGAGGATCACCCGGGGACGTCGCTGCTGCACCGCGACGGGTTCCCGGGGATCGGGACGCGCGCGACGTTGCGTCGCGTCGATCATCGGCCGAGCGCCGAGCAACCGAGCGAGACCTATCCGCTGGTGCTGATCACCGGCCGTGAACTGTACGCGTTCAACGCCGGCACGATGACCGGGAGGGCGGCGACCGCCGCGTTGACCGATGGTGCGGTGCTGGAGATCTCGCCGGACGACGCGCAGCGGTTGGGCGTGATCGACGGCACGGAGGTCTCCGTGCAGAGCAGGTACGGCGCAGTCGTGCTGCCCTGCCGCATCAGCGACCGCATGCCGCCGGGAACGGTTTTCACCACCTTCCACGACCCGGCCGTGCCGGTGAACGCCGTCACCGGGCCGGGACGCGATCTCGCGACCCACACCCCGGAGTACAAGGTCACCGCGGTGCATATCGCAGGCGCCGGGACGGCTTCCCGAGATGTGGGCTACGCCAGCTCTTCGAAGTCCTGA
- a CDS encoding WS/DGAT/MGAT family O-acyltransferase translates to MERLSTLDAGFLQAEDSDPHVSLAIGGLSVIEGPMPGDESLAVGLGRRMLAVPRFRQRLRIHSLDLEPPEWVDDPDLDLTYHVHRAALPRPGDDAALFRLVAQIMERRLDRERPLWECWIIEGLSDDRWAILMKIHHCVADGIATMQMLSNLSDEGKGDTFASKIRAAGEQAGRPNLLPRLSLNPLDWAVGAWRTASAVTGAAIRVVGGALEITSSLVRPAAPSPFVGPLTSRRRYSAVRVSLDDVAKIRAAFDVTLNDVALAAITDSYRQGLIRRGVEPRPDSLPTMVPVSVRSKDAMGKADNRVSLMIPNLPVDESDPIEQLRAVHERLTTVKGGGQRQASSVFLAATNVVPFPLTAWTVRALTRLPQRGVVTLATNVPGPRQRMRIMGRKVLRVYPIPPIGIRLRTVIAMLSYADDFMFGITADHRAVPDVDDLARGIEQAVARLAALSQDFEELA, encoded by the coding sequence ATGGAGCGCTTGAGCACACTCGATGCGGGCTTTCTGCAAGCCGAGGACTCCGACCCGCACGTCAGCCTCGCGATCGGCGGCCTGTCGGTCATCGAAGGGCCCATGCCCGGTGACGAATCTCTCGCCGTCGGCCTCGGGCGACGCATGCTCGCGGTTCCCCGGTTCAGGCAACGTCTGCGCATCCATTCCCTTGATCTCGAACCTCCGGAGTGGGTCGACGATCCCGACCTCGACCTGACCTACCACGTGCACCGCGCCGCGCTGCCGCGCCCGGGCGATGACGCGGCGCTGTTCCGGTTGGTCGCCCAGATCATGGAACGGCGGCTGGACCGCGAACGGCCCCTGTGGGAATGCTGGATCATCGAAGGCCTGTCCGACGACCGGTGGGCGATCCTGATGAAGATCCACCACTGTGTCGCCGACGGGATCGCGACCATGCAAATGCTCTCCAACCTCAGCGACGAGGGGAAGGGCGACACGTTCGCATCGAAGATCCGGGCGGCCGGCGAGCAAGCCGGGCGGCCCAACCTCCTGCCCCGGCTCAGCCTCAATCCGCTTGACTGGGCGGTCGGCGCATGGCGGACGGCGAGCGCGGTCACCGGCGCCGCGATCCGGGTGGTCGGGGGAGCACTCGAAATCACCTCGAGCCTGGTGCGTCCGGCGGCGCCATCCCCGTTCGTCGGGCCGCTGACCTCCAGGCGGCGCTACAGCGCGGTGCGCGTCTCGCTGGACGACGTGGCCAAGATCCGGGCGGCATTCGACGTGACGCTCAACGACGTTGCGCTGGCGGCTATCACGGACAGTTACCGCCAGGGTCTTATTCGTCGCGGTGTGGAGCCCCGGCCTGATTCACTGCCGACGATGGTGCCGGTGTCGGTGCGTTCGAAGGACGCGATGGGCAAAGCCGACAACCGGGTTTCGCTGATGATCCCGAACCTTCCCGTCGATGAGTCGGATCCGATCGAGCAGCTGCGAGCCGTACATGAGCGGCTGACCACGGTGAAGGGCGGTGGCCAGCGTCAAGCGTCGTCGGTGTTCCTCGCGGCGACGAACGTTGTTCCGTTCCCCCTGACTGCCTGGACCGTTCGGGCCCTGACCCGATTGCCGCAGCGCGGTGTCGTGACTCTCGCGACCAACGTCCCCGGCCCTCGTCAACGGATGCGCATCATGGGACGAAAAGTGCTTCGGGTGTATCCGATTCCACCGATCGGGATCCGGCTGCGCACTGTCATCGCGATGTTGAGCTATGCCGACGACTTCATGTTCGGTATCACCGCGGACCACAGGGCGGTACCCGATGTCGACGACCTCGCGCGGGGCATCGAACAGGCCGTCGCGCGATTGGCGGCGTTGAGTCAGGACTTCGAAGAGCTGGCGTAG